The Pogona vitticeps strain Pit_001003342236 chromosome W, PviZW2.1, whole genome shotgun sequence DNA window tcaggtataatctaaaccaaatcccttacgaatacacagtggaagtgaagaacagatttaaggaactcaatttggtggacagagtgcctgaagaactttggatagaggctcgtaacattgtacaggagtcagcaacaaaaaccatcccaaagaaaaggaaatgcaagaaagcaaagtggctgtccaacgaggccttagaaatagcagaaaagagaagggaaacaaaatgcaggggagatagggaaagttacagaaaattgaatgcagacttccaaagaatagtaaggagagacaagagggccttcttaaatgaacaatgcaaagaaatagaggaaaataacaggaaaggaaaaaccagagatctgttcaggaaaattggagatactagaggaacattttgtgcaaagatggacatgataaaggacaaaaatggaagggacctcacagaagcagaagacatcaagaagaggtggcaagaatacacagaggaattatatcagaaagttttagatatcccggacaacccagacaatgtagttgctgacctagagccagacatcctcgAGAGTTAagtaaagtgggccttagaaagcctggctaacaacaaggccagtggaggtgatggcattccagtggaactatttaaaatcttaaaatatgatgctgttaaggtgctacattcaatatgccaacaagtttggaaaactcaacagtggccagaggactggaaaagatcagtctacatcccaatctcaaagaagggcagtgccaaagaatgctccaactaccctacaattgcactcatctcacacgctagcaaggttatgctcaaagtcctccaaggtaggcttcagcaatatgtggaccgagaactcccagaagtacaagatggattacgaaggggcagaggaactggggaccaaattgctaacatgcgctggattatagagaaagccagagagttccagaaaaatatctacttctgcttcattgactatgcaaaagcctttgactgtgtggaccacagcaaactatgggaagtccttaaagaaatgggcgtgcctgaccaccttatccatctcctgagaaacctatatgtgggacaggaagtaacagttagaactggatatggaacaatggattggttcaaaattgggaaaggagtacgacaaggctgtatattgtcccccggcttatttaatttatatgcagaatacatcatgtggaaggcaggactggaggaatcccaagccggaattaagattgctggaagaaatatcaacaacctccgatatgcagatgataccactctgatggcagaaagtgaggaggaactaaagaaccttgtaatgagggtgaaagaggagagtgcaaaaaacggcctgaaactcaaaatcaaaaatactaagattatggccactggtgccatcacctcctggcaaatagaaggggaagatatggaggcagtgacagattttactttcttgggttccatgatcactgcagatggagacagcagcccagaaattaaaaaacgcctgcttcttgggaggaaagtgatgacaaaccttgacagcatcttaaaaagcagagacatcaccttgccaacaaaagtccgaatagtcaaagctacggttttccctgtagtgatgtatggaagtgagagttggaccataaagaaagctgaccaccgtagaattgatgcctttgaattgtggtgctggaggagactcttgagagtcccatggtctgcaaggagaacaaacctgtccattttggaggaaatcaagcctgagtgttcactggaaggacagatgctgaaactgaggctccaatactttgtccatctcatgagaagagaagactctgtggaaaagatgctgatattgggaaagtgtgaaggcaggaggagaaggagacgacagaggatgagatggttggacaggatcaTCAATGCtatcaacatgaacttgaccaaactccgggaggcagtggaagacaggagggactggcgtactctggtctgtggggtcacgaagagtcggacatgacttaatgactaaacaacaacaatagaagtGAGTTTACAAATCCTGCatggtgctagtccccctctattcagcactggtgagttctggacaccccacttcaggaaggatgttaacaaattggaaaaatTTCAGAGCAGGGTGCCAAGGACAATCAGGGCCTGGacaccaagccttaggaggaaaggatGAAATAGCTAGGCATGTTTTGCGGAGCTAtttagcatttttcaaatgtttgaaaggcaTAGAGAggatgcaaccatgggctcaagtgaaaggaagacagatttcagttgaacatcCAAAAAAACTGTTGGGGCAGTACGATAGTGGgatcagttacctcgggagttggtgagtgctccaacactggaggcattcaagaaaaacttggatgatcacctggcagataccatatttttcactccataagacgcacttccccctcCCAATAAAAAGTGGTGTGAAAATGTGTGCGTCTTTTGGAGCAAATGCtgtccccctccaccaccatcactcccttctgaggcctccggaggtgTCAGAAGGCACCGCAGCAGTCGCCCCAACCAACATCACTTCTGAGGTTTCCAGAGGCCTGGGAAAGCAGCGATGGTGGTGATGGGATCCTCGGGGTGCCTTCTGAGGCCTCTGCAGGCCTCAGAAGGCACCACAGGGACCCCTGTCACCATCATTTCCTTCTGTGGCATCCAGAGGTCTCACAAGGCACGACaggcctcccaccaccaccattgctccCTTCTGAGGCGTCTGGAGGCCTCAGAGGGCACCGTGGGGCTCCCCCCTGCCACCATTGCTCCCTTCTGAGGCGTCTGGAGGCCTGGGAAAGCAGTGATGTTGGTGGATTTGAGTGTCTAAACAAACTGCCTTAAGTCACAGATTGGTGTGAGCTATTTTTGCTCTTCAGTTGTCCTACCTGTTAAGGATGGTGTGCAGGGCTTAAAGTACACAGTCAACAGTATTTTGTCCCCAAATAAGGGAATAAGTGGGAGTCTAGGGTTAGAAgctttgtccatttctgcacCTTCTAGTTTTCAGCCTAGGGTTGAAAGGCTGGTGAAACTGGGAACTCACGTTGGCCCCTTCCCCTTGTGGAATAGCACCTTTAACAGGGTGGGAGTGGTGGAATCATTTTAGCACTTAATCTTGTGTTTTACTTTGTTTGTGAAGTTTTTAGAACTTGCCAAAATTTCCATCCAAAGTAGCACATGGAAGAGGCTTCAatcgttttttttaaagggtgttgTTCTTAAGGTTAATGAGCACAGTGAAAACTTTCCCCCTGTGTTATTTTGCTTAGCCAGACATGGCAACAAAGATGATTAGGAATGAAGAGGACGTTCCTGACATCCCCTGTCATGCAACTGCAAGTCCCCTAGCCGTGGTGTCATATGATTGAATCATTTGACTTTGAAGGGTTCTATATGTCTATCATGTCccatcccctgctcaatgctatcatatccaaaaaggagagaggggccCAAATTATTTCCAACCTGGCAACAAAATTCATAACCCCTTCATACGCCCTAGGTCGGCCGAGCCGCTCAAAATTTCTCATGAACTACCAGAGTCCTTCTCTGTCGGTGCTCCAATCTGGGAAGTGgctctgcccttccctgcctcctccagcagctgaccttTACGATGAGGAAGTAAGACAAGGATTCTCCCTACTAAGCAAATGATTGATTGACCACAGGAAGAGGCAAGGAGGGGCTAGCAGAGCTCCGTTCTGGATTTATGCACTACTGgagaagaaggaccccagcagtGCACAGTGAGACATGACTGGAGCAGCTGGCTTGTTGGGCATGGGAGAGTTtatgtaaaaaaggtaaaggttcctcttgacaaatgTGCAGTCGTGTCTgagtctagggggcggtgctcatcccgtttttaagccatagagctagcctttgtccatagacagtttccgtggtcacgtggccaaggCGACTAGACAGAACGTTGTCTAGGCCCATCTTTAGGAAAGAATTCTTTTATGTCTCTcccctcaggcttcttttctcaaagctaaacacgcccagttctttccttctttctatgttGGCTTTCAGCTGTTAATGCATTGTTTTCCAGTTGCTTGCAGAGTGTCTGTTTGTAATCTCAAGGATTTTCCCTAAGATGGATGTCAAACTGAGATGTCTGCAGGACCCTCGCTCCTCTTTTAGAAGATAGTActcttctttcatctctttttctctctccatcaggtGATGAAGAGGACAAATGGAATTCTATTTAGCCAGTCATtctttcagtgaaaaaaaaaagaaatatgaaggatgaaaaaaaatagaCACAATTAAAAGGcgaaaaagtgaagaaagaaagccagaaaacAAGTGGAAAAAATCTCCAGCTTCTGCTCTTGATGTTGATGCATTTCTGATCATCTGAAAAAgtcaaagggggtgggggtgagaggagATAATGTTCCCTGGGCAGATAAACATTCAAGGGTGCCTCAGATAACAATACACTTGACAAAGTCCACCCAGAGGGGAGACAAAGCCAATGTATTGAACAAGGAAAGAACATCACAATGCAGAGTCATTGTAATTCACGTGAAACATCCCTGAGAGGTGAGAGACAGTACAAATGcctacagtgtggaaagagcttcagttacagCAGTAGCCTCgtttcccatcaaagaactcacactggggagaaaccatataaatgtgtggaatgtggaaagagcttcagtcagagcggtTCACTGAGtaaccatcaaagaactcacactggggagaaaccacataaatgcgtggaatgtggaaagagcttcagtcagagtggttcACTGAGtcaccatcaaagaactcacactggggagaaaccacataaatgcgtggaatgtggaaagagcttcagtcagagaggtcatctgagttcccatcaaagaactcacactggggagaaactatataaatgcgtggaatgtggaaggagcttcagttGTAGCAGTcacctcagttcccatcaaagaactcacagtgagcctaaaatgcatttgccttttttgtagccacatcaaactGTTGTCTCATATTTTGTTTGTGATCCACGACAATTCCCagatccttctcatttgtagtTTTGCCTAACCAGGtttcccccatcttataactgtgcagttgatttctttttctgatgtgcagtactttgcatttttgtcaaatttcattctgttgctttcggcccagggcTCCAGCCTATGAagttcattttgatttttttctgtcttccagggtattgcTACTCCAGCCAATTTTGTGATTTCTCAAATTTGATTAACATTCCCTACATCCCCAATCCacatcataaataaaaaatattgaagagcaccaggcccaggacagAGGCTTGGTGTACCCTACTTGTGACCTCCTCTGAGTTAGAGAAGGACCTATTAATCATCATCTTCTGAGTATAATTCTATAGCCAACTGTTCATCCATcttacacttgatctatccaggcCTCACCTagtaagcttgctaatcaggatatcatggggcacttgctcaaaagctttgttgaagttaacagaacagtggttcttaacatgggcaataatgccccccagggggcgatttcatttttcaggtgggtggtagaacgaaaaggggtggcgtgtgggtgatggagcagaagggggcggtatggggcactggagcgagccaaacctgtgaaggtgggtgCAGCTGGGGCTGCTGGCAGTGGAGTGCGGCAATTTAAGAATGAGATTAACAAAAATGGTTCCAGACATCAAGAAATTGGCATCAGCTCGCCAAGCACAAGGCAGCCATTGATAggggtttttgctttttgtgtacATACATTTACTTCATTAATAATTTTCTCAGCTCCATGGACTCTAaattgtggagtccctcaggggtcaattatctccccaatgctatttaatacttatatgaggccactgggaaaGGTCAGCgggagttttggagcttcgtgccatcaatatgcagatgacacccagctctatctctccttccaccctgctgtggtggatgctgtcccattccttgagcgctgcctggattcTTTAGTGGGGTGGTAGAAGGATaataggctgaggctgaatccggacaaggtGGAAATCCTTTGTTTGGGGTCCCTATTGTCTCTGGTTTGGgagcctccctttcctttggtgGGGTCTCTCTtaccatgaaggatgaggtgcgCAGTTTGGGCGTACTCTTGGACCAAGTGCTATCAATGGAGTCCCATTGAGTGCCTGTGGTCTGCACCACCTATTTTCATCAAAGTTGAATCACTCGGCTGCATCcttaccttgacactgggtctatcagcatgctggtccatgcactggtagtctggTGATCacactactgcaatgctctctatgtggggctgcccttggggctATCacagaaacttcagcgggtccagaaCTCAGCTGCCAGATTGCTAAGTGGTCTGAGGAGACATCAGcgtatttcccccaccttggctgccctgcactggttacctgtttgtttccatgccagcttcaaggtaatggtgttaacatacaaaactctaaacagtttgggaccttgttatctGACAGAACGTTTCCTTCTGGCTGGACCGGCCTCTCCAGTAAGATCTTCCCGGCTGGGTAGTTGACTCCTCTTATTGTTGACTTTCTTGACTCAATTTATTGTTCAACCCCCCGTCTGTTCCTTTCGGTTCTTAATATTAATGCTTAttgatgttatttttatttgtttaattttgttttgagcAATTTATACTTTGTCTTCTTATGGTATTGCCTGTTTTATTATGTTATGTAAAGTgcccagatgggcggtatatgtaaatcaattaaatcaatgaaatcaaatcaataaataacttCCTTAACCCAAGTCATTACtcatgttgaagagcaccagacccaggactgagccttggggtatcccacttCTTACCTCCTCCTGTGGAGGAGACATTCATCATCACCCTCTGCAATTGAAACCCCCActcccctctctctccacccccactccAACAATGTTGTCCACCCAAAACTCATGAGGAACCCCTTTGGCAAGTGTGGTCCTGGGAGACCATAAAGGtgtttgtgtgggggggtggggtaaaggagagagagagatgtgcagcAGCACTCCTTCGATGTCCAGTTCCTGTTCGACCTACACCGAGTCAAGAAGTTCCTCTACCGCCCTCCTGACTCACTGTTCCCCCCAATGGGTATCTTAAggagttgtttagtcattaagtcatgtccgactcttcgtgaccccatggactgcagcacgccaggccctcctgtcttccactgcctcccggaattgggtacttgcctcccaaaccattgtcatTGATGTTTCTGGACTCGTATTTTGTTTGAAGAAgtccatgtcttcttttatttgcttaataaattcctcatttttaaatGTGAAGTATTGAGCTTCTAATTAAATTGGATTTACTACCCAATTGTAATGAAATTGGTCTGTGGTCTGCAAATGTGTTACGTAAAATGTTTATttgctccaattctttcattaggcTTGTTGAGATCCAACATGCACCAATTATTGACCACGATTTATGTCTGTTCAAATAAAAGGTATAGTCTCTTTTCTTTGGATTACATGTCCTCCAAGCTTCTATGATATTTACTTCTTCCGCCAGTTGTAGAAAATTTAATGAGattgttcctctctctttttttggttattttatctgattttgtgtccagttctttgtcaaaaacagcatttaaaTCTCCCATCACACAATAGTAGTCATAATCTTTATTTGTTCTAGTTGCaggtgtttaaaaaaagtttcttgatttccatttggtgcgcCAATATTAATAATTAGCActtctgcccggggggggggtgatgaccagctaggagcgaaCCTCCGTATTgcctagcaaggtaaaaagctattaaaatgcatttcttcttctaGAAGATTGGTTTTTTTAACATAAATCTTTGAAGAGAAGGATAAGGAAAGCGTCCAGCTAATTAAAATCTCTAAAGACTATGTAGTTTTAAAACTACGAGCTACTTTCACTTTTGAGTCCGTTTAGCTTCTGGTTttttccagctgccctgctcctaatgaaagcctgaaacaacaataattattcttaattagacctctctatgtcaaggaggagggataaatcTGCTAAAACCCCTTCAGAccgcagtttggaaagattgacgaCACAAACAACTGAAGAAGATAAGATGGACGAAATTACGAAGCTTATAAAAGACCTATCTGGTAAAATGTCagaaggctttgacaaaacagagcaaagatctaagtccatcGAAAGGAGTATTAAtaagcttcaagatcaaatttcaggcgtgtcacaggagttaaaggacatgaaaaacaaaatcagagaTCTTGGTGAAACAGTTcaagcaaataaagaaaaaatagtgTCCATGGCTCAACAAATTTCTGAAACTGATAAAAAGCTCATATATATGGAagataacctcagaaggtctaatatcaaaataatgaatttccaGGTGCAACAGGGACAAGATCTCAGAAAAGAAGTTATGGTTTGGATTAACTCCATAATGGACACACAGCATCTAAATGAAtcagatatagaaaaggcatattACCTGGGAAATCCAAGAAGTCTCAgaattagaccagtggttgtgaagtttttgaattatgcaaagaaagaacaatttttgaaagtaattaaacaaaatcaagacCAGCTGGTATTTCGGGATAggaaaattcagattttccaggacCGATGTAATGAGTCTGTAAAATGGGGAGGATCTATGAAGCCGGTTACAGCAATTCTGAAGAAAAGTAACATCAGATATCAATGGGGCtatccaatttttttgaaaatttggaaagacaagattttgttcAAAATACACTCCTGCGAGGAAGGCATCGAGTTGTTAAAGCCTGGAAAATTTATGAAGAAGAAAGTGAGGCGCTAACTCCAACTGTGAGCAAAGAACTAGAAGGTTGAACCAGAAACAATCAGATGTGCggaagaagatggaccagtttttctttttatttattttcctttatctttctcctaataaaatttcttttatatatgtgtgtgtgtgtgcatacatatgcatatatatgtttttctcctcccctctttcccccctttaaatttttgatgtttttgttgttgttttataatcAACTTTATTGAATATTACTATTACTTTATTCTTGTtcttaacttttttctttctttttcttgtataAATTATACTCATACAATaatactaaacacactaaatttagatagtaagagtgataacaaaattaaaattactaaaaactaaatcttaatatttttaaaggattctaataaaggggaaagggggaaggagaagggtattACCATGTTAGTACTAAATATTAATAGAAATGcaaaaatcaaatgaaaagatcagaggtGAGGCTCCGGTTGTGGTTCTGCCGGACGATGGTGGCGTCTTCCCCCCACCTCTTGCTCACGCCAGTGGTTATGGCGTGGGACTATGGTGGAGAGGATGTTaatgtatatgttcacaaaattggtgaagATCAATTTTTGGGTGTTGTTAAGtctattttatgttttagtttatttttggtaGGTTGGTGGGAGGTAAGGATACACACGGGACCTAGTGGAATGAAAACTTTTGAATTCacatgggtagaaaaataagacttgcgATGTTAAACGTGAAAGGCCTGGGTTCAatggtgaaaagaagaagaatagaagcattgttgaggaaaaacaagttggacattgtctttctacaagagactcatcaatcagaaaatggagttaatgagttaaagatgaataatatagacatttatgaaaaaaaatttggaacttctaaatctagaggtgtagcaattataatttttaaaaattgtgaatttaaagtagaaaaggtagtaaaagattgcaatggtagatatataataatgcaaggtaaaatggggttggaagaatatactttggtaaatgtgtataaacataataaacaaggagaattttatgatttggtttttaaagaaatggaaaaggtaaagaaaggttatgttgtcatggcaggagattttaatatggttatggataagataaaagataaaactgCATATGGTTGTAACGATATTTattatagaaacacaatattgagtaaaaagataaaaaataaccatttaaaggatatttggagagaaatgaaaggcgatgaaaaaagatatacttatttttcagcggTACATAacacttactctagaatagatcatatatttatatctcaagatttaatttctaagatagttGATACCGAAATAAACCCTATAAAAATAACAGAGcatgcattgatgttaatagagattgaaataaagaaagattataaaaaCTCCAAAAGGtggagaattgataataatattttgcaatacccagaaataatagaaaagatagagaaggaatggctagaattatgggcaataaatgaaacaggaggtgttaaaccaggcctgttgtgggacacaatgaaagcaatcacaagaggaatatcaataagagaatcgtgtaaattaaaaaaaaattaaggagagacatgtgaaaaaattggaagaagatttgaaaaattttgaaaataggtttttttatagaaaaagatagaaaaattttattagaaattcaggctaagagaaaggaattagataatgtagaaatagagaaagtccagagagatttgatgtatttaaagagacatttttttgaatttactaacaaaaactcaaaattgctagctagaatgtgtaaaaataaaagagcaaaaaaattcaatagggataattaaagatggAACAGGTAAGAATTGTagcataatgaaagaaaaattgaagatttttcatgaattttttcagaaattgtataaaggaaataatgtaaagaaagaatgtatagaaaaatatataaatgataatttaaaaactaaattattggaagataataaaagaatattagaagaagagatcaatgaacaagagattgctgaagttataaatacatttaaaattggtaaaacaccaggccctgacgGATTGGGTCcggaatattataaacactttagttCCATTCtgatacctaagttaaaaatgttttataataagataatggaaggagagacaatacctgcttcatggaagcattcattaactaTACttattctaaaacccaataaggatcaaaccgATCCAGGATCGTATAGAcccatatctttaataaaccaagatgctaaggtTTTTACTGCCATactggcaaatagattaaatagattcatagcaaattatattaaggaagaccaatgtggttttaTTAAAggtagacaaatggataatttaactagatgagttttaaatattatacatgaaatagaaaaataaaaaataaaagcaataattttatcactggatatatttaaagcttttaattgtgttgaatggccaacactaaaacttcttataaggggttggggatttggtaaaaagtttagaggagttatagatcaattatacttagataatacttcagaagtaatagttaatgatggtataacagaaaagatctttctaggccactgcactagacaaggctgcccactttcaccaatattgttttgtatggttatagaactattagctaacgcaataagaaacGATAAATCAATTAAAGGAACAGGGaaaaatgatataattaaaattaatttgtttgctgatgattcactattgactatt harbors:
- the LOC144584993 gene encoding uncharacterized protein LOC144584993; the encoded protein is MQSHCNSRETSLRGERQYKCLQCGKSFSYSSSLVSHQRTHTGEKPYKCVECGKSFSQSGSLSNHQRTHTGEKPHKCVECGKSFSQSGSLSHHQRTHTGEKPHKCVECGKSFSQRGHLSSHQRTHTGEKLYKCVECGRSFSCSSHLSSHQRTHSEPKMHLPFL